Proteins encoded by one window of Mustela erminea isolate mMusErm1 chromosome 7, mMusErm1.Pri, whole genome shotgun sequence:
- the NOL4L gene encoding nucleolar protein 4-like isoform X3 produces MNDSTWMSADPHLASSLSPSQDERMRSPQNLHSQEDDDSSSESGSGNGSSTLNPSTSSSTQGDPAFPEMNGNGAVAPMDFTATSEDQPINLCDKLPPGTALGTPSYPSDGCGTDGLRSRVKYGVKTTPESPPYSSGSYDSIKTEVSGCPEDLTVGRAPTADDDDDDHDDHEDNDKMNDSEGMDPERLKAFNMFVRLFVDENLDRMVPISKQPKEKIQAIIESCSRQFPEFQERARKRIRTYLKSCRRMKKNGMEMTRPTPPHLTSAMAENILAAACESETRKAAKRMRLEIYQSSQDEPIALDKQHSRDSAAITHSTYSLPASSYSQDPVYVNGGLNYSYRGYGALGSNLQPPASLQTGNHSNGPTDLSMKGGATTASSTPTPTPSSNSTSRTMPAAQLSPTEISAVRQLIAGYRESAAFLLRSADELENLILQQN; encoded by the exons ATGACTCCTCCTCTGAGAGTGGCAGTGGCAATGGTTCCTCCACCCTGAACCCATCCACCTCGAGCAGCACGCAGGGCGACCCCGCCTTCCCAGAGATGAATGGCAACGGCGCTGTGGCCCCCATGGACTTCACCGCCACCTCCGAAGATCAACCCATCAACCTGTGCGACAAGCTCCCGCCAGGCACGGCGCTCGGCACACCCTCCTACCCCTCCGATGGCTGCGGCACCGATGGACTGCGGAGCCGTGTCAAGTATGGGGTGAAGACCACCCCTGAG TCGCCCCCTTACAGCTCTGGGAGCTATGATTCCATCAAGACTGAGGTCAGTGGCTGCCCTGAGGACCTGACAGTGGGCCGGGCCCCCACAGCAGATGACGACGATGACGACCACGATGACCACGAGGACAATGACAAGATGAATGACTCTGAGGGCATGGACCCTGAGCGCCTCAAGGCCTTCAAT ATGTTCGTGCGGCTCTTTGTGGATGAGAACTTGGACCGCATGGTGCCCATCTCCAAGCAGCCCAAGGAGAAGATCCAGGCCATCATCGAGTCCTGTAGCCGGCAGTTTCCCGAGTTCCAGGAGCGGGCCCGCAAGCGCATCCGCACGTACCTCAAGTCCTGCCGGCGCATGAAGAAGAACGGCATGGAGATG ACTAGACCCACGCCTCCCCACCTGACCTCGGCCATGGCAGAAAACATCCTGGCAGCTGCCTGTGAGAGCGAGACGAGAAAAGCAGCCAAAAGGATGCGCCTGGAGATCTACCAGTCCTCCCAG GACGAGCCCATCGCCCTGGACAAGCAGCACTCCCGGGACTCCGCAGCCATCACGCACTCCACCTACTCACTGCCAGCCTCCTCCTACTCCCAGGACCCCGTGTACGTCAACGGCGGCCTCAACTACAGTTACCGCGGGTACGGGGCCTTGGGCAGCAACCTgcagccccctgcctccctccaaaCAGGAAATCACAGTAACG GGCCCACCGACCTCAGCATGAAAGGCGGGGCCACCACAGCCTCCAGCACACCCACGCCCACGCCCTCCAGCAACAGCACCAGCAGGACCATGCCCGCTGCCCAGCTCAGCCCCACAGAGATCAGCGCCGTGCGGCAGCTCATCGCCGGCTACCGAGAGTCTGCCGCCTTCCTGCTGCGCTCCGCGGACGAACTGGAAAACCTCATTTTACAGCAGAACTGA